In Janthinobacterium sp. B9-8, the genomic stretch GATTTTGAATCTACGCCAGCAGGAACTTTTAAAATGGGTACAAAGAGAGGCGTATGTCAGCGTAGACAAGCTGGCCGAGCACTTTGATGTCACCCAGCAAACGATTCGCCGCGATATTCATCAGTTGGTTGAAAACAAACTGGTGCAAAAGCTGCATGGTGGGGTAAGCACTTTATCCAGCGTAGAAAACGTGGCCTATGCGGCAAGGCAAGTGCTGCTGATCGAAGAAAAACAAAGAATTGCTGAGTTAGTGGCAGCACATATTCCTAATAACGCGTCTTTATTTATTAATCTGGGCACCACCACCGAAGAAGTCGCCAAGGCGCTGCGCCATCACCATGGCCTGCATGTCATTACCAATAATCTGAATGTGGCCGCGATGATGTGCACCTATCACGATTGCGAAGTAATTATTGCGGGCGGCATGGTGCGCGGGCGGGATAGGGGCATTACCGGCGAAGCCACCATCGACTTTATTAATCAATTTAAAGTGGATTACGGCATCATCGGCATTTCCAGCATCGAAACCGACGGCACGCTGCGTGATTTTGACTTTAGAGAAGTACGCACCGCCGAAGCAATCATCAAACAATCACGACATGTGTTTTTGGTGGCCGATCACTCCAAATTCGGCCGTCCCGCCCTCGCCCGCCAAGGCCATCTATCACAAATCACCGCGCTATTTACTGATCAGCCGGTTGATGCGGCGATGGAAGCGGTCATCAAAGAATCAAAAACCCAGCTCTATATTGCAGAAACACCTCAATAAGGGATTGATGCTGGGTTTTGTAGGGCGGGTGGAACCGCGTATTTATTCAGCAGTGCTCGCGGGCTTCAGCCCATTTGCGTTAAGCAATTTGATTTTGCATTAGCAAACTGCATAAAAACATAATAACCGCGCTTTCGGCATAGGGCTCAAAAGTCCCCTTGAAGCACGCCGAAGCGAGGAACAAGCGGGCGGGGTTTCTTTGATGCCTGTTTGAGCGAAGCGAGTTCCGCAGCCGCCGCTCGATTGTCCGCAGATGAGGGGCCTTCGTGCTGGTCGGGGCGGCCTTCTTTGCTTACTTTCTTGGCCGTTCAAGAAAGTGAGTCCCCGCGGGGATCCCGCACCTAAATCAACGTGCCAAAGGCGCTAAAAAGGTCTTTTTTGTAGATCAACGAGCGCCCCCCAACAATCGCCAACTTTCCTCCTCACTGAAACAAGAATTTTTGATCACCAATGCCCCTCATGCAGAGAGAAACACCTCTTTTCAATCAAAAACACTAAGCCGCCCGCACAAAAAAACAGAAAACTTCCCTTGAGCCGAACTGTTTTTTCTCATTTCGCATAAAAATGCAACAAATCTAAAGAAACATTTACCCCGCTGCACGCCGCATAAAACCTCATTATTTCACTTTTGTAGTCGATTTTTTTTGATTACAAGTTGCGGTATCCCCTGATATAAATCAAGCATACAACGATTAAAATCAGAAACGATCAGAAACGAACATCACACAACACTTACTGATCTGACTGGTTTTGATAAAGCCAGCATTCATACAAAAACACACTCATAAAACACATCGCTTGCCGCCTAACGCAAAGGGGATATAAGTGGAAAACAAATACATTTTGGCGCTTGACCAAGGCACAACCAGCTCACGCGCAATTTTGTTTAATCAGGCAGGCGACATCATCTCGATGGCGCAGAAAGAATTCAAACAGATTTATCCTCAGCCGGGCTGGGTAGAACACGACGCGCTGGAAATCTGGGTTGGGCAATCGACCGTAGCGCACGAAGCCATTACCCGCGCCAATATTGATAGCACTCAAATCGCCGGTATCGGTATTACTAATCAGCGCGAAACCACCGTGGTGTGGAATCGTGAAACGGGCCAGCCGGTCTATAACGCCATCGTCTGGCAAGACCGCCGCACCGCGCAATATTGCGATGAAATCAAAGCCCAGGGCCTTGAAGCGTCGATTCGCGCCAAGACCGGCCTGCCGGTAGATGCGTATTTTTCTGGCAGCAAAATCAAGTGGATTTTGGATCATGTAGAAGGCGCACGCGAGCTGGCTAATGCGGGCAAGCTGGCTTTTGGCACGATTGATAGCTGGCTAATCTGGAACTACACCCACGGCGAAGTACATGTGACCGATGTATCCAATGCATCCCGCACCATGCTATTTAATATCCAAACGCTAACTTGGGATAAAGACATGCTGGAGCTGATGGATATTCCAGCCAGCATCTTGCCGGAAGTACGCTCATCCAGTGAAATTTACGGCCACACCCATGAATCGATGCTGGGTAGCCGCGTGCCTTTATCAGGCATTGCAGGTGATCAGCAAGCGGCGCTGTTTGGCCAGCAATGTACCCGCCCCGGCATGGTAAAAAATACCTACGGCACGGGCTGCTTTATGATGATGAATACCGGCGTTACACCAATCATCTCTAAAAATAATCTACTGACCACCATTGCCTGGCAAATTGGCGACCGTGTTGAATACGCGCTGGAAGGCAGTATTTTTATTGGCGGCGCAGTGGTGCAATGGCTGCGAGATGGCCTAGGCATGATTAGTAAATCATCCGAAGTCAATGAATTAGCAGGCCAGGTTAAAGACAGCGATGGCGTCTATCTGGTGCCCGCCTTTGCCGGCCTTGGCGCGCCACACTGGAATCAGGATGCACGCGGCTCACTATTTGGCGCAACGCTAGGTACAAAATCGGCGCATATCGCTCGTGCTGCACTCGATAGCATCGCTTACCAAACCGCCGATGTATTAAAAGCGATGGAAGCCGATGCAGGAATCAGCATTCCTGAGCTGCGTGTTGATGGCGGCGCAAGCGTCAACCCGCTCTTGATGCAATTTCAGGCCGATATTCTGGGCACCGATGTGATCCGCCCAAAAATCACCGAAACCACGGCCCTTGGCGCAGCCTATTTAGCGGGCCTTGCCGTGGGTTATTGGAAGAGCATTGAAGACGTGCAAAGCCAGTGGCAACTAGATAAGCGTTTTAGCAGCCAAATGAGTGCAGAAGACTCGGACAAGCTGCTTAAAGGCTGGCACCGCGCAGTAGAAGCCACCAAAACCTGGGCCAATCACAAAACGGATTAATGCAAAATGACCAAGGCGTGAACAAATCGCGGAGCTTGATGTGCCGCGATTTGCCGCCTTAGCAAACATGCAGAAAACCAAATGCAAGTAACACCCTTCTTGGGCATACGCCCTCTTCTTACTGGATTTCAAAATGACGCCACTATTTGCTGAGTTTATTGGCACCGCTTTGCTCGTTTTACTGGGCAATGGCGTAGTTGCCAATGTATTACTCAATAGAACCAAGGGCCAGAATAGCGGACTGATCGTGATTGCCTTTGGCTGGGCAATGGCCGTATTTGTAGGGGTATTTAGCGTGGCCGCGATTAGTGGCGCTCACCTTAACCCTGCTGTTTCTATTGCACTGGCCGTAGCGGGTAAATTTGCCTGGAGCGATGTGGCGGGCTACATCGTGGCGCAAATGCTGGGTGGTATGGCAGGCGCTTTTGTGATGTGGCTGATTTATCACAAGCACTTTGAAAGTACTGAATGTGGCGACACCAAACTGGCCGTATTTTGTACTGGCCCAGCGATTCGCCATGTAGCAGGCAATCTGGTTTCTGAAATCGTCGCTACCTTTGTTTTGGTGTTTGCGATTTTAAGCATGGTTTCACCCAAGATGTCGCTAGGTGCGATTGACGCCCTGCCGGTAGCACTTCTGGTGCTAGGGATTGGTGTCTCTCTGGGCGGTACCACAGGTTACGCCATGAACCCTGCCCGCGATTTAGGCCCACGCCTAATGCACGCCATCCTGCCGATTTCTGGCAAACGTAATAGCGACTGGGGCTACGCCTGGATCCCCGTTGTCGGCTCTATTGTAGGTGCCGCACTGGCAGCACTCGCACACGGTTTTAACTAATGAGCGCCAGCCGCTAAGGCTGGTGTGTTTCCCTTGATCAAACATCCTCTTTTTACGATGTTTTCATATAAAGATTTCCGATGCTTAAATTCCTGCAACCGGCCGCCCATATCGCACGTATGGACGAGCAAAAAATCGACAGCACTTATAAGCGGCTTCGCTGGCAAATTTTCCTAGGAATTTTCCTCGGTTATGCGGGCTATTATTTAGTCCGTAAAAATTTCTCGCTGGCCATGCCATATTTGGTTGAGCAAGGATTCTCACGCGGCGACTTAGGCATTGCCATGTCGGGCGTAGCCATTGCTTACGGGATATCCAAATTTTTAATGGGTGCGGTCTCTGATCGCTCCAACCCACGGGTCTTTTTAAGCCTTGGACTGCTCCTATCGGCAGCCATTTTCCTGTTTATGGGTTTTGTGCCTTGGGCCACATCCAGCGTGACCATTATGTTTGTACTGCTGTTTTTAAACGGCTGGGTACAGGGGATGGGCTGGCCACCATGCGGTCGCACCATGGTGCACTGGTGGAGCCAGAAAGAGCGCGGCTCGGTGGTGTCCGTATGGAATTGCGCGCATAACGTCGGCGGCGGCATGATCGGCCCGCTATTTATTTTAGGCATGGGCTGGTTTAACGATTGGCGCTCGGCATTCTATGTGCCTGCTGCGGCAGCGATTGCCATTGCCGCGCTGGCCTTTGTGGTGATGCGTGATACACCTCAATCCTGCGGTCTGCCGCCGGTTGAGGAATACAAAAACGATTACCCGAAAGATTACAACGCCGCGCATGAAGTAGAGCTAAGCGCCACAGAAATCTTTAAAAAATACATCCTGCCTAACAAATTGCTCTGGTGCATTGCTTTTGCCAATGTATTTGTTTATCTGCTGCGCTATGGCGTGC encodes the following:
- a CDS encoding DeoR/GlpR family DNA-binding transcription regulator; the protein is MILNLRQQELLKWVQREAYVSVDKLAEHFDVTQQTIRRDIHQLVENKLVQKLHGGVSTLSSVENVAYAARQVLLIEEKQRIAELVAAHIPNNASLFINLGTTTEEVAKALRHHHGLHVITNNLNVAAMMCTYHDCEVIIAGGMVRGRDRGITGEATIDFINQFKVDYGIIGISSIETDGTLRDFDFREVRTAEAIIKQSRHVFLVADHSKFGRPALARQGHLSQITALFTDQPVDAAMEAVIKESKTQLYIAETPQ
- the glpK gene encoding glycerol kinase GlpK — translated: MENKYILALDQGTTSSRAILFNQAGDIISMAQKEFKQIYPQPGWVEHDALEIWVGQSTVAHEAITRANIDSTQIAGIGITNQRETTVVWNRETGQPVYNAIVWQDRRTAQYCDEIKAQGLEASIRAKTGLPVDAYFSGSKIKWILDHVEGARELANAGKLAFGTIDSWLIWNYTHGEVHVTDVSNASRTMLFNIQTLTWDKDMLELMDIPASILPEVRSSSEIYGHTHESMLGSRVPLSGIAGDQQAALFGQQCTRPGMVKNTYGTGCFMMMNTGVTPIISKNNLLTTIAWQIGDRVEYALEGSIFIGGAVVQWLRDGLGMISKSSEVNELAGQVKDSDGVYLVPAFAGLGAPHWNQDARGSLFGATLGTKSAHIARAALDSIAYQTADVLKAMEADAGISIPELRVDGGASVNPLLMQFQADILGTDVIRPKITETTALGAAYLAGLAVGYWKSIEDVQSQWQLDKRFSSQMSAEDSDKLLKGWHRAVEATKTWANHKTD
- a CDS encoding MIP/aquaporin family protein produces the protein MTPLFAEFIGTALLVLLGNGVVANVLLNRTKGQNSGLIVIAFGWAMAVFVGVFSVAAISGAHLNPAVSIALAVAGKFAWSDVAGYIVAQMLGGMAGAFVMWLIYHKHFESTECGDTKLAVFCTGPAIRHVAGNLVSEIVATFVLVFAILSMVSPKMSLGAIDALPVALLVLGIGVSLGGTTGYAMNPARDLGPRLMHAILPISGKRNSDWGYAWIPVVGSIVGAALAALAHGFN
- the glpT gene encoding glycerol-3-phosphate transporter produces the protein MLKFLQPAAHIARMDEQKIDSTYKRLRWQIFLGIFLGYAGYYLVRKNFSLAMPYLVEQGFSRGDLGIAMSGVAIAYGISKFLMGAVSDRSNPRVFLSLGLLLSAAIFLFMGFVPWATSSVTIMFVLLFLNGWVQGMGWPPCGRTMVHWWSQKERGSVVSVWNCAHNVGGGMIGPLFILGMGWFNDWRSAFYVPAAAAIAIAALAFVVMRDTPQSCGLPPVEEYKNDYPKDYNAAHEVELSATEIFKKYILPNKLLWCIAFANVFVYLLRYGVLDWAPTYLKEVKHFTVDKSSWAYFLFEWAGIPGTLLCGWMSDKVFKGNRGATGLFFMGLVTIATVVYWLNPAGNPTVDMLSLIAIGFFIYGPVMLIGLHALELAPKKAAGTAAGFTGLFGYLGGSVAASAVVGYTVDHFGWDGGFMLLIGSCVAAMILLALTMFHDTPANKTKREEKMLRPELAKASS